In the genome of Gemmatimonadaceae bacterium, one region contains:
- a CDS encoding Uma2 family endonuclease, with product MGMPATTPIRWTAEMVRALPSDRNRYEVVGGELYVTPSPPLPHQYAAGELYHLLRLYLSDHPVAQVVIAPSDVEFDRQNMVQPDVFALPLVEGRRPISVEEAGSLLLAVEVLSPSSARSDRNSKRKLYQRFRVPDYWIVDLDARVVERWRPDDERPEILIDAVDWQPDLAHPAFVVDLAAFFQRICGDK from the coding sequence ATGGGAATGCCAGCGACTACACCGATACGTTGGACCGCAGAGATGGTGCGGGCGCTCCCGAGCGATCGGAACCGATACGAGGTTGTCGGCGGGGAGCTATACGTGACTCCGTCCCCACCGCTTCCACATCAATATGCCGCCGGCGAGCTGTACCATCTGCTTCGGCTCTACCTCTCCGACCATCCGGTGGCTCAGGTCGTGATCGCGCCGTCCGACGTGGAGTTCGACCGGCAGAACATGGTCCAGCCGGATGTCTTCGCGCTACCGCTGGTCGAGGGCCGGAGACCGATAAGCGTTGAGGAGGCGGGTTCGCTTCTACTCGCCGTCGAAGTTCTGTCGCCAAGTAGCGCACGCTCCGACCGCAACTCGAAGCGAAAGCTGTACCAGCGCTTTCGCGTACCGGACTACTGGATAGTGGATCTGGACGCTCGGGTAGTCGAGCGGTGGAGGCCAGACGATGAGCGGCCTGAGATATTGATCGATGCGGTTGATTGGCAGCCAGATCTGGCGCACCCGGCCTTCGTCGTCGACCTTGCCGCTTTCTTTCAAAGGATCTGTGGTGACAAGTAG
- a CDS encoding chorismate-binding protein, with product MTFEEFERRARAGGLIPLRSEILLDLDSPVSAFAKIRRGQFSFLLESAPAGGETWSRYTYLGTEPRAAWRLRDGVVEDWTLAKGWHNRREPADPIDDLDALIHADRPQTAPELGPFWTGAVGYFGYDVVRHFERIGTPPPRSGDVPDAMFIFTRSLVVIDNLHGTANIVITVRVPADADEPQLRDAYDSAMAEAAELRERLQGLSPLAPLQLGEDRRLSGKSSLDQPQFERAVERIKEHILAGDAFQVVLTRRIDLPATFDTIDLYRALRAINPSPYMYCLTLDEMEIVGSSPELLVRLQDGMVTVRPIAGTRPRPAPGATPDYDSVAAELLNDPKERAEHLMLVDLGRNDIGRVAEYGTVEVTALLRVEKYSHVLHLVSDVRGKVRSGVSALQVLRATFPTGTLTGAPKVRAMQIIDDLETVRRGPYGGALGYVAAGGARMELAVTIRSCVITGGIAAVQSGAGIVADSVPELEWVETENKARAIMSAIGRIPERGKRD from the coding sequence GTGACCTTCGAAGAGTTCGAGCGCCGCGCGCGCGCGGGCGGGCTGATCCCGCTACGGTCGGAGATCCTGCTGGACCTGGACTCTCCGGTGTCCGCGTTCGCGAAAATCAGGCGCGGGCAGTTCTCCTTCCTGCTGGAGTCGGCGCCCGCCGGCGGCGAGACGTGGTCGCGCTACACGTATCTCGGGACCGAGCCGCGCGCGGCGTGGCGGCTGCGCGACGGCGTCGTCGAGGACTGGACGCTCGCGAAGGGCTGGCACAACCGGCGCGAGCCGGCCGATCCGATCGACGACCTGGACGCGCTGATCCACGCGGACCGGCCGCAGACGGCGCCCGAGCTGGGGCCGTTCTGGACGGGAGCGGTCGGCTACTTCGGCTACGACGTCGTGCGGCACTTCGAGCGCATCGGCACTCCGCCGCCGCGCAGCGGTGACGTGCCGGACGCGATGTTCATATTCACGCGCTCGCTGGTGGTGATAGACAATCTGCACGGCACGGCTAACATCGTGATCACCGTGCGCGTCCCCGCCGACGCCGACGAGCCGCAGCTCCGCGACGCCTACGACTCCGCGATGGCGGAAGCGGCCGAGCTGCGCGAGCGTCTCCAGGGTCTGTCGCCGCTCGCGCCGCTCCAGCTCGGCGAGGACCGCAGGCTGTCCGGCAAGTCGAGTCTGGACCAGCCGCAGTTCGAGCGCGCCGTCGAGCGGATCAAGGAGCACATCCTCGCCGGCGACGCGTTTCAGGTGGTGCTCACACGCCGCATCGATCTGCCCGCGACGTTCGATACGATCGATCTCTACCGGGCGCTGCGCGCGATCAATCCGTCGCCGTACATGTACTGTCTAACTCTCGACGAGATGGAGATCGTGGGCAGCTCGCCCGAGCTGCTCGTGCGGCTGCAGGACGGCATGGTCACTGTGCGTCCGATAGCCGGGACGCGGCCGCGGCCCGCGCCGGGCGCGACTCCCGACTACGACAGCGTCGCCGCCGAGCTGCTCAACGATCCGAAGGAGCGCGCCGAGCATCTAATGCTGGTGGACCTCGGCCGCAACGACATCGGCCGCGTGGCGGAGTACGGCACCGTCGAAGTCACGGCGCTGCTGCGGGTGGAGAAATACTCGCACGTGCTGCACCTCGTGAGTGACGTCCGGGGCAAGGTGCGGAGCGGCGTCTCCGCGCTGCAGGTGCTCCGCGCTACGTTTCCCACGGGGACACTCACCGGCGCACCGAAAGTCAGGGCCATGCAGATCATCGACGACCTCGAGACGGTCCGGCGCGGCCCGTACGGCGGCGCCCTTGGTTACGTGGCGGCCGGCGGGGCGCGAATGGAGCTCGCCGTGACCATCCGGTCGTGCGTGATCACCGGCGGCATCGCGGCGGTGCAGTCCGGCGCGGGGATAGTCGCCGATTCGGTGCCCGAGCTGGAGTGGGTCGAGACCGAGAACAAGGCGCGCGCCATCATGTCCGCGATCGGGCGCATCCCGGAACGCGGCAAGAGGGACTGA